One genomic window of Scylla paramamosain isolate STU-SP2022 chromosome 20, ASM3559412v1, whole genome shotgun sequence includes the following:
- the LOC135110660 gene encoding calmodulin-lysine N-methyltransferase-like isoform X6 encodes MTGANTESSESEGERQGTVARRRWRILAEALQRSNNRDASPDSVSTRKFQSFGLLLFEELGQEFYSVRCINSDFKVIVRLLRRDFSPSQLTGFNNTGNVCIWPSEEILTYYCLSNLKIFSGKSVLELGGGMTSLAGMLVAASGVVSKMVLTDGNALSVSNVKVSLQKNSLPVETCARVLRWGVAEEVSPHQGKFDVAMCADCLFFDDGRDSLLLTLLAVLRPGGTALVVAPARSGTFHCFASMCRPHFRVAIVEKYDHVVDQLAQKSARDPHYNHNLHFPLLMVLKKIGTN; translated from the exons ATGACGGGCGCCAATACGGAGAGCAGTGAGAGCGAGGGCGAGAGGCAGGGGACCGTGGCTCGTCGCCGATGGAGGATCCTGGCGGAG GCACTGCAGCGGTCCAACAACAGGGATGCCTCACCTGACAGTGTTTCCACACGAAAGTTCCAGTCCTTTGGCCTCCTGCTGTTTGAAGAACTGGGACAGGAGTTCTACTCAGTCAGGTGCATCAACTCAGATTTCAAGGTCATTGTGAG GCTATTGCGACGAGACTTCAGCCCCAGTCAGCTTACGGGCTTCAACAATACGGGCAACGTTT GTATCTGGCCTTCTGAAGAGATTCTGACATACTACTGCCTTAGCAACCTGAAAATATTCTCTGGAAAGTCTGTGCTGGAGCTGGGTGGTGGCATGACTAGCTTGGCTGGGATGCTG GTTGCTGCCAGTGGAGTGGTCTCCAAGATGGTGCTGACGGATGGCAATGCACTCTCTGTCTCCAATGTCAAAGTGTCCTTACAGAAGAACAGCCTTCCAGTGGAGACTTGTGCCAG AGTGCTCCGTTGGGGGGTGGCTGAAGAGGTATCTCCACATCAAGGGAAGTTTGATGTGGCCATGTGTGCCGATTG TCTGTTCTTTGATGATGGACGGGACAGTCTCCTACTCACCCTCCTGGCTGTCCTGCGCCCCGGTGGCACTGCTCTGGTGGTGGCCCCGGCACGCAGTGGCACCTTCCACTGCTTTGCCTCCATGTGCCGGCCTCACTTTAGAGTTGCTATTGTGGAGAAGTATGACCATGTGGTGGACCAGCTTGCACAGAAG AGTGCACGGGACCCCCACTACAACCACaaccttcacttccctctcctgATGGTGCTGAAGAAGATAGGGACCAATTAG
- the LOC135110660 gene encoding calmodulin-lysine N-methyltransferase-like isoform X7, with protein sequence MTGANTESSESEGERQGTVARRRWRILAEALQRSNNRDASPDSVSTRKFQSFGLLLFEELGQEFYSVRCINSDFKVIVRLLRRDFSPSQLTGFNNTGNVCIWPSEEILTYYCLSNLKIFSGKSVLELGGGMTSLAGMLVAASGVVSKMVLTDGNALSVSNVKVSLQKNSLPVETCASLFFDDGRDSLLLTLLAVLRPGGTALVVAPARSGTFHCFASMCRPHFRVAIVEKYDHVVDQLAQKSFAGNAFLPLLGGQGGFNHTHCLQSARDPHYNHNLHFPLLMVLKKIGTN encoded by the exons ATGACGGGCGCCAATACGGAGAGCAGTGAGAGCGAGGGCGAGAGGCAGGGGACCGTGGCTCGTCGCCGATGGAGGATCCTGGCGGAG GCACTGCAGCGGTCCAACAACAGGGATGCCTCACCTGACAGTGTTTCCACACGAAAGTTCCAGTCCTTTGGCCTCCTGCTGTTTGAAGAACTGGGACAGGAGTTCTACTCAGTCAGGTGCATCAACTCAGATTTCAAGGTCATTGTGAG GCTATTGCGACGAGACTTCAGCCCCAGTCAGCTTACGGGCTTCAACAATACGGGCAACGTTT GTATCTGGCCTTCTGAAGAGATTCTGACATACTACTGCCTTAGCAACCTGAAAATATTCTCTGGAAAGTCTGTGCTGGAGCTGGGTGGTGGCATGACTAGCTTGGCTGGGATGCTG GTTGCTGCCAGTGGAGTGGTCTCCAAGATGGTGCTGACGGATGGCAATGCACTCTCTGTCTCCAATGTCAAAGTGTCCTTACAGAAGAACAGCCTTCCAGTGGAGACTTGTGCCAG TCTGTTCTTTGATGATGGACGGGACAGTCTCCTACTCACCCTCCTGGCTGTCCTGCGCCCCGGTGGCACTGCTCTGGTGGTGGCCCCGGCACGCAGTGGCACCTTCCACTGCTTTGCCTCCATGTGCCGGCCTCACTTTAGAGTTGCTATTGTGGAGAAGTATGACCATGTGGTGGACCAGCTTGCACAGAAG TCATTTGCTGGTAATGCATTCCTTCCTTTGCTGGGTGGCCAGGGAGGCTTTAACCATACACACTGTCTTCAGAGTGCACGGGACCCCCACTACAACCACaaccttcacttccctctcctgATGGTGCTGAAGAAGATAGGGACCAATTAG
- the LOC135110660 gene encoding calmodulin-lysine N-methyltransferase-like isoform X5, whose protein sequence is MTGANTESSESEGERQGTVARRRWRILAEALQRSNNRDASPDSVSTRKFQSFGLLLFEELGQEFYSVRCINSDFKVIVRLLRRDFSPSQLTGFNNTGNVCIWPSEEILTYYCLSNLKIFSGKSVLELGGGMTSLAGMLVAASGVVSKMVLTDGNALSVSNVKVSLQKNSLPVETCARVLRWGVAEEVSPHQGKFDVAMCADCLFFDDGRDSLLLTLLAVLRPGGTALVVAPARSGTFHCFASMCRPHFRVAIVEKYDHVVDQLAQKSFAGNAFLPLLGGQGGFNHTHCLQSARDPHYNHNLHFPLLMVLKKIGTN, encoded by the exons ATGACGGGCGCCAATACGGAGAGCAGTGAGAGCGAGGGCGAGAGGCAGGGGACCGTGGCTCGTCGCCGATGGAGGATCCTGGCGGAG GCACTGCAGCGGTCCAACAACAGGGATGCCTCACCTGACAGTGTTTCCACACGAAAGTTCCAGTCCTTTGGCCTCCTGCTGTTTGAAGAACTGGGACAGGAGTTCTACTCAGTCAGGTGCATCAACTCAGATTTCAAGGTCATTGTGAG GCTATTGCGACGAGACTTCAGCCCCAGTCAGCTTACGGGCTTCAACAATACGGGCAACGTTT GTATCTGGCCTTCTGAAGAGATTCTGACATACTACTGCCTTAGCAACCTGAAAATATTCTCTGGAAAGTCTGTGCTGGAGCTGGGTGGTGGCATGACTAGCTTGGCTGGGATGCTG GTTGCTGCCAGTGGAGTGGTCTCCAAGATGGTGCTGACGGATGGCAATGCACTCTCTGTCTCCAATGTCAAAGTGTCCTTACAGAAGAACAGCCTTCCAGTGGAGACTTGTGCCAG AGTGCTCCGTTGGGGGGTGGCTGAAGAGGTATCTCCACATCAAGGGAAGTTTGATGTGGCCATGTGTGCCGATTG TCTGTTCTTTGATGATGGACGGGACAGTCTCCTACTCACCCTCCTGGCTGTCCTGCGCCCCGGTGGCACTGCTCTGGTGGTGGCCCCGGCACGCAGTGGCACCTTCCACTGCTTTGCCTCCATGTGCCGGCCTCACTTTAGAGTTGCTATTGTGGAGAAGTATGACCATGTGGTGGACCAGCTTGCACAGAAG TCATTTGCTGGTAATGCATTCCTTCCTTTGCTGGGTGGCCAGGGAGGCTTTAACCATACACACTGTCTTCAGAGTGCACGGGACCCCCACTACAACCACaaccttcacttccctctcctgATGGTGCTGAAGAAGATAGGGACCAATTAG